One genomic segment of Nonomuraea coxensis DSM 45129 includes these proteins:
- a CDS encoding cytochrome P450, translating to MEVSYNPYDPSINDDPYPVYARLRREAPLHHNPELGFWALSRHADVAAALVDSARYSSDHGPMIDAAAWTPRARAYLSFVAMDPPDHTRMRAVVSRAFTPRRVAALEPLIREIARAHIEEGLAKGTFDFAADLAAKLPLDVISELMGVPSSRRHKVRRTESVLVRNDLATTLTEPGLRGLLTLGDYYASVVAQRRAEPRDDLVSALVSDGDLTDEEIVAFLFLLIGAGSETTTHLLCAAWYWAWRNPGQREIAFDGGVPQWVEESLRHDTPAHVTARRLTEPTELHGVLVPRDARMWLLIGSANRDEEVFPDPDVYDLGRDTSRAISFGAGRHYCLGAALARLEGRITLEELTKAVARDYHIHEEGIRRTAHGNVRGMVSLPTTVRPA from the coding sequence GAGGTCAGCTACAACCCCTACGACCCGTCGATCAACGACGATCCGTACCCCGTCTACGCCCGTTTACGCCGCGAGGCCCCGCTCCACCACAACCCGGAGCTCGGCTTCTGGGCCCTGTCCCGGCACGCCGACGTCGCCGCCGCGCTCGTGGACAGCGCGCGCTACTCCAGCGACCACGGCCCCATGATCGACGCCGCGGCCTGGACGCCGCGGGCGAGGGCGTACCTGTCGTTCGTGGCCATGGACCCGCCCGACCACACCCGGATGCGGGCCGTCGTGTCCCGGGCGTTCACGCCCCGCCGGGTCGCCGCGCTCGAACCCCTGATCCGCGAGATCGCCCGCGCCCACATCGAGGAAGGGCTGGCGAAGGGCACGTTCGACTTCGCCGCCGACCTCGCCGCCAAGCTGCCGCTCGACGTGATCTCCGAGCTGATGGGCGTGCCGTCGTCGCGGCGGCACAAGGTACGGCGCACCGAGAGCGTCCTGGTCAGGAACGATCTCGCCACCACCCTGACCGAGCCCGGGCTGCGCGGCCTGCTGACCCTCGGTGACTACTACGCCTCCGTCGTCGCCCAGCGCCGCGCCGAGCCGCGCGACGACCTCGTCTCCGCGCTCGTCTCCGACGGCGACCTCACCGACGAGGAGATCGTCGCGTTCCTGTTCCTGCTGATCGGGGCGGGCTCGGAGACCACGACCCACCTGCTCTGCGCCGCCTGGTACTGGGCGTGGCGCAACCCGGGCCAGCGCGAGATCGCCTTCGACGGCGGCGTTCCGCAGTGGGTGGAGGAGTCGCTGCGTCACGACACGCCCGCGCACGTCACCGCCCGCCGCCTCACCGAGCCCACCGAGCTGCACGGCGTCCTCGTGCCGCGCGACGCCAGGATGTGGCTGCTCATCGGCTCCGCCAACCGGGACGAGGAGGTCTTCCCCGACCCCGACGTCTACGACCTCGGCCGCGACACCTCCCGCGCCATCAGCTTCGGCGCCGGCCGCCACTACTGCCTCGGCGCCGCCCTGGCCCGCCTGGAGGGCCGGATCACGCTGGAGGAGCTCACCAAGGCCGTCGCGCGCGACTACCACATCCACGAGGAGGGCATCAGGCGGACCGCGCACGGCAACGTCCGGGGCATGGTCAGCCTCCCGACCACCGTCCGACCTGCCTGA